The segment ACTGAGGCCAAGTTTTAACTTAGCTcagatttaaatgaaaaggttaaggttaagttaatGCTTAGTTCAAGTTAGACCAAATGAACTGAAGTCAATACAGTGttctaagaagaatagctgtgtgtgtgtgtgtgtgtgtgtgtgggtgtgtgtgtgtgtgtgtgttatgtcaCTTCACACAAACAGACGGTGAAGTCAGTAAAACTGATGTATaatgtaaaagtgttttataGAAACAACGTGAATTTATTTAGTGAAGTCACTGATCTGAGGTCAGACAACAGCCTCATAACAGGAAGCTGAATAAATTCAGTGTCACCTGACACTGAGACACCAGCCGATGGTTacacaaggacaaaaacagCTAGAACACAACACTGACGACAACAACAGGTACAGACGGACATAATGTTTGCGTCATCAGGAACTGAATTGGGATTCATTATATCTGAACGTGAACCACTCAGTTTGAACCTGAAATGCTTTTAAaattagaatttaaaaaatgacaattgAAACTGAATGTATTGGTTTGAAAGCGTATTACGATAACGTTGAAGATGAAGCTTTatttgtgaatgagtgagtgggtgagtgagtgagtgagtgagtggtggcAAACAGAGCAATCTGCAGCCACTGAGTTGAAGGGAAACCAGGTAAAGAGGTTTCTCATAACAACATAACACGCTAGAAAAGAAGCATCATGCACGTATACGACGTTACGAGCCAATTCTGTAAGTGTGTCATTTTTTGGGgggcacaaatgtgtgtgtgaggaataTGTTAGGAGAGCTGCACAATTCATAATacacttcagtgttttttataaattgaaataaaaaaacaaataaaaagaaatcatcatgTGGGATTGGACCctcgtttgacacccctgattaaAAGGAACTGAGAACTTCTTTAGACGGTGTCATGAGGCACGCCagaagtgaatattttttgcAGCTCATATCTTTTCCTGTTGGACACCATCAGCTCCACTGTCTGTCCAGCTCTCCCCCAAATTTCAGTCTTTCCTCAGGCTGAGAGTAAAGCCTTTCTTAATGTCTTTGTTGACAAGATTAGAGACATCAGTGCAAACAGTTCTCCTTCAAATGTGTACAATTCTGCTTGtgatcttcctcctcctgtggttCCTAGCTCTTTTAAAACAGCTGTTGTTGCACCAATCTTTAAGAAGCTTAGCCTTGATCAAAAttgatttcacacattttggAGGAAATTGTAGCAATTGTCAGTTGGGTATTGGCAAAAATGCACTCAACACCATTTCCATTACTTAAGGTTTCAAGTGTACAATACACACTTGTGcttttatcatttattcattatttattagaTCTTTCGGCTGCTTTTGACGCTGCTGATCATAGAATTCTGATCAATAGATTTTGCAAGTGGTTGGTCTTTCAGGAGTGGTTTTAACCTTTAATGTTGTTATGTTTAtaaattatcacgtttatacattATCAcgttatcacgtttatacattatcacgtttatatatatatcacatttatacattatcacttatcacgtttatacattATCACGTTATAACGTTTATACATGATCACGTTCATACATTATCACCTTTATACATTATCATGTTGATatattatcacgtttatacattATCACAATTATACATCATCACAATTATACATTATCacttatcacgtttatacattATCACGTTGATatattatcacgtttatacattatcacgtttatacattATCTTGATACATTATCACGCTGATTATCACGCTTATCAcgttatcacgtttatacattatcacgtttatatatatatcacgtttatacattATCacttatcacgtttatacattATCACGTTATAACGTTTATACATGATCACGTTCATACATTATCACCTTTATACATTATCATGTTGATacattatcacgtttatacattATCACGTTGATatattatcacgtttatacattatcacgtttatacattatcacgttgatacatTATCACGCTGATATATTATCACGCTTATACATTATCACGCTGATACATTATCACGCTGATATATTATCGCTATCACGCTGATACATTATCACGCTGATATATTATCACGCTTATAcattatcacgttgatacatTATCACGTTGATATATTATCACGTTATCACGTTGATACATTATCACGTTGATatattatcacgtttatacattatcacgttgatacatTATCAcgttatcacgtttatacataTCAAGTTTATACATTATCACAATTATACATCATCACAATTATACATCATCACAATTATACATTATCAcgttatcacgtttatacattATCACGTTGATATATTTTGTTGGATTCTTTGATGTACCCTCCGGGGTTCCGTACCTTTCCCACctgactgcttttttttcccactcattCCGATCGCGGGAAATATCAGATGACTGGATTACTGGTGCACAAAGAGGGGGTGTGTCTGAGCTGTTGAATGTAAGTTTGGCTcagtaaaatatattttttatcgGACTCTCATACTTTTACATGATTTTTGACAGTTATTGCCTCTTATAAGTGATCAGAGTATGATATTTACCCCTAAGCGCAGTGTAGTACTTACGCACAATAAGGAGAAGCCACCCCTCTTGATGAAGCAGTGGTTTAGTCAGACTTGGCGCGAAACGAGGTGGCGCCGCCCACCATTAAACTCCCACATGCGTGATGTTAGACGAGTTTACGCAGGAAGTGTTGTGAAGAAAAGCGATTCCGAATTCAAAATAAGAAACGATTAACACAATTTTAGCTTaaacgtttttattttgaaaggcgtTTTCCGGAAATACGTCACATTTCTTTCCTGTTGAGGATAAGTAACCTGCTGTGGAGTTTCTTCCACATCCGTCTGAGAATCGCGTGTCCGCTCCGTGTGAAAAAACACTTGTTTCGAAACTGTTTTCGAGTGAGTGTAAGTTTGTGGTCGAGACAAGAGTGAAACACATTTCCATTGTTGAGGCGAACAATGAGCTGGTGAGTGGAAagtgtctcatgttttattgcaCAGATTGTGTGTAACAATACAGACTGTGACCTCTGTCAATGTACGAAGAAATGACTCTATAATGTTACACCCAGTAACCGTTAAAACGTAACCgtatttttacatttcctgtatgtaaacatgtttaatacatgTACCCTAAAAGATGCGTATGCTATTGCAGTTTTAATCTTTCATTACAATAGACACATTTTACTCTACACAAAAGTAAATATTGTGTTCATAGACACAGCGGATCATCTACTTCAGtgttgtcctctcccttgtgtcctttTCTGTCTCCTTCACAACATTCATGAACCTTCTCCATGGTCTTCCTCCATCTTCACACGttctttgtccaatataatcactgtccctcctctgcacgagaccaaaccatctcaacttTGACTCTCTCACTTCATCTCCAAACCTTTCAACCTGAGCTGCACCTCGAATATAGGAGCGTCCATCCTGGTCAGTCCCAAACTAAAATCTCAGACCATGCATCATATCAGGTCTTTCTACTGTGTACTGTCTTGCTGCTCTCCTTCTGTCACACTTCAGcctgacactcactcacacactcactctctgttGATCTCTACTCTTTGTGTTTGTAGATACTACAGCTCATCATTGTTGTCTGGCAGAGTTTAAGTCCCCCTGCTCACATGCACACTAGGTTGAGCGTGCTCTACGAGTGGAACTTTCATTCAGATTGTGTCAGTAGAGTTTGCCCTCCTTCTGTAAAGTCATTCGTAACTTGTGTTCTTTTTCATGCCAACAGTTTAAAGGACGAAAGCCGTAGTGCGTCACCTCACTGTCCTAAACCTGATGAGTCTGAGGAGCCACTGGGCACAACCATGGAGACTGTATCTTCCACTggtcagtaaaaaacaaaacatcttcatctctgacCTTGATggttttacttattttttcttGGCTAATCCAAATTCAGGAAGAGTTCCCGATGTTAAATCCATGCTGAGATATTGACGTCGtattcacacctaatagtctccGCTAGACTTGGTACGATTGAGGGCTCGGTTTAGTCTAGGGTCGCAACGATCCGAGTTTGCTTTgacactttagtgaaacaaaccgaaccttttgaataacgtgtTCTCCTCCTCGCCTGAGTTCAGACCAGGGTTTGCTTCTTTGACATGAATgtcttataaataaatgtctcataAATGtacttcatccatccattctgtAGTTTGTCATTATTACAACCTGAATAAGACCGAATGAAACTTACTGAGAACGTACTAGAGCCGACTACAGTCTTCACCGTCACTGTTCTTTCCTTTTTAAGATGTTGGAGTGAAATTGGAGAATATGATGCCTGAAGTGATCATCACAAAAGAaatggaggaagaagagaagcaACTGAtggaggaaggggagaggaaagaaaaagatatGATGGAGAAGGTATGTTTCTAGCTCTGGGTCACACCACTGATTTCTAGCTTGCCCTGTATTTTCAAAGAAAGATATGCATCGTCACCCCCTCTCTTCTAATGTCATCATCCCACAGGAAAATGTATTACTAACCACATTTCATATTTAGCAACTTTCTCAGCTTTTACATGCTGGGGGCGCTGCAGCAGCTGATCACACaccacatgcgcacacacacacacacacacagcctggactcatcaccagtccatcacaggaacacacatagagacaaacaaccatccactcgcacactcacatctacggtcaatttagagtgtccaatttacctaatcccatattgcatgtttttggactgtgaatattttctactttctgtcatttttcagcttcttaaatgtgaatattttctactttctgtcatttttcagcttcttgtgaatatttttctactttctggcattttttcttaaatgtgaatattttctatttttcagcttcttaaatgtgaatattttctactttctgtcatttttcagcttcttaaatgtgaatattttctactttctgtcatttttcagcttcttaaatgaatattttctactttctggcatttttcagcttcttaaatgtgaatatttttctactttctggcatttttcagcttcttaaatgtgaatattttctactttctggcatttttcagcttcttaaatgtgaatattttctactttctggcatttttaagcttcttaaatgcgcacagacacacacacacagggagaacatgcagaaaggtcccAGTCTATTGACACATTCCAACTAAAAATATAAGTTACACAGAGCGTTTTTGGgaaatgtgtgtattatgtatcaaaatgtttacattattacattaaatgtaatgtaataaaatgtttagAATGAAGATCGGCCCCATCACTCTCTAAagctgtcatctgtgtgtgatACTTCAGGCCCGAGAATCATGGGTGAGGGATTCTCAGGACATGCGCTTCAAGAGACTGCAGCATCTGCTTCAGAAGAGCAACATCTACTCTAAATTCCTTCTGACTAAAATGGAGCAACAGCAGAATGAGGTAGTGTGTTTGAACAGAAACTATCTGTCAACTGCTGGCTTGTGCTTTGTGGCAACACTCAGTTTCCCTTTGTGCTTCAACTATTGAAGGAGAAACAAAGGAAGGAGAAACTGGAAAAGAAGACCAAAAAGGTGAGAGGCCTTTTACTCAAATGTTCACCGTGTCGTTGAAATACTGTTGTCATGATTCATAcaagcagttgttgttgttttacacacaGAAGCCAAACAGTGCAGAACCTGACAAAGGTGAGTCATTTGTTCTTCTATAAAATACAGAGTTAAATGCACACAAATATTTCAGTGAGTCTGAAATTACTTATTGAACTCTTTCTCATTGAACTAgacaaaaagaagaggaggagggatgaaGATTACAAAATATCTGATGTCCTGACAAAACAAGTAAGGTCTCATTTGTGGGGATGTGTCATTAAGATGTTAATGGTACTACTATTGTTTTGATGTGGCTCATTAGTCCAGTGCTTTAATGGTGCTTTTATTGGTTCTATTGAAGAGAaagaattaaacaaacactgtgatcATGTTGCTTGTATTACCACACTCAGTTCTGCTGAAATATAACCAGACCAGACTCGGATCTCAGTGGGAGCTAGTCCCCCCCCCCAGACACTGATATCACAGTGCTTCAGGACGTAGCCTCGGGGCCCATTTAGTACCAGGTCTCAGTCCCCGACCCGTCCCGACTCTTTTGCCTAACAGTGGTTCTGCTggggttttttgtcttttaggaAATCATGTCTCAGGCAAAGAAAGCAAAAATGGAGCAAGAGGTAAggaccccccccacacacacacacacactctggtcagATGTGATATTCATACTTTTAATATACAGAATATTTCAAACGTCCTATTAGGAGAAGACTCCAGCCCAGAAGAAGCTTGATGCTGAGGATATAGAGAACATGAGTGACTCAAACCAAGACATCAAGAACCGTCTCTCAGAGATGATGCGAGACGACGCCAAGCACCTTCTCCATCCTGACAGGACCGTGGCAGGTCAGCCCGTCCCTGCCCAGCAGCCACAGCTCTTCACTGGAGGGGTCATGAGGTGGTACCAGATTGAAGGCATGGAGTGGTTGAGAGTGagtggtgtttgtgtgacttgGTTATTCATTAAGTAATGTATAGTCTTTACACAATTACTCCATAACATTCTGTACCAGTGATACCACAGTTGCACCCacgagtgtttgtgttcaaacatCTCCTGTGATCCGTCAGATGTTGTGGGAGAATGGTATAAATGGAATCCTGGCTGATGAGATGGGACTGGGAAAGACCATCCAATGCATCGCCCACATCGCAAtgatggtggaaaaaaaagtgatgggCCCGTTTCTCGTGGTGGCCCCGCTCTCCACTCTGCCCAACTGGATCAGTGAATTCAAACGCTTCACACCAGAGGTGAGAGGATGTGAGAGGAGGATGTGATCGTCTGTGTCCATGATCATAATAATCATTCCGTTTGACGAGCATCCTGTGTTTGATCCAGGTTTCTGTGCTGCTTTACCATGGACCCCAGGCAGAGAGGGCCAAACTGCTGAAAGAGATCCGCAAAACTCAGGGGCCCCTGAACATGTGTCCCGTGGTCATCACCTCCTTTGAGATCTCCATGAATGACAGAAAATTCCTCCAGGCAGGTTTTTAGGTCCTTGCAGCTGGTTGGTCGGGGGGTTTGTTTGTCGTAAGGCGTCCACTACTGGAGCGCTACAGTTTTCAcgtttgtttggttggttgcTGTTATGAGTGTTGTACTTCCAAGACATCTCATCCATGTTTTCTGATACAGCGCTTCCGGTGGAAGTACATGGTAGTTGACGAAGGTCACCGGATCAAAAACCTCAACTGTCGACTGGTGCGGGAGCTAAAGCTGTTTCCCACTGacaacaagctgctgctgaCGGGGACGCCGCTGCAGAATAACCTCGCTGAGCTCTGGTCCCTCCTCAACTTTCTCTTGCCAGAGGTTTTTGATGACCTCAAGAGGTAACTGCTCTAATGATAAACTATATCACATATCACACTTTTCTTAACAGATGTTACTAAGTGCTGTTGGGATTGAATTAGTGCAAAGTTtgaaggatgtgtgtgtgtgtgtgtgtgtgtgtgtgtatatgtatatatttatatttatatatatatatatatatatttatatttatatatatatatatatatatatatatatatacatacatacatatatacacatatgcatgtgtatatatatgtgtgtgtatatgtgtgtatatatatgtgtgtgtatatgtatatatatatatatatgtgtgtgtgtatatatacagtatatatgtatgtatgtatgtatatacgtatgtatgtatgtatgtatgtatatacgtatgtatgtatatatgtatgtgtatatatatgtatgtgtatatatgtatatatgtatgtatatatgtatgtgtgtatatgtatatgtgtgtgtgtatatgtgtgtgtatatatgtgtgtgtgtgtatatatatgtgtatatatgtatatatatgtgtgtatatatgtttatatatatgtgtatatgtgtgtatgtgtattatatacagtatatatatatgtgtgtattatatacagtatatatatatatatatatatgtgcgtgtatatatgtatgataAAATCATAGTTAAAAGCTTAACACGACTAAATGAATTGAAATATGAGCCTCTATTTTGGCTTCATATACATTTGGACATCCAACGAGTGTCTCCCCAGTCGAACTCGTGGCTCAGGTGTAACCTCTGTGACGTTTGTACTTTGCAGCTTTGAGTCATGGTTTGACATCGACACCATCGGGGAGGCGGAGAATGTGGTGGCAGCGGAGCGTGAGCAGAATGTCCTGAGCATGTTGCATCAGGTCAGTCCTCCACCATGCTAGAATGTCATAAAGTGCTTTTTAATACTGTTAGAAACTTGTTTCTAAtccaatttatttaaaaaaaacaacaacagcagttgagcaaagtgctgcacagtgaATACGCAGAtgtaaaaacaaccaaataaataaaaagtgacagaaatcaTGTGAGGAGACGACGACATCTCACCCaggaaatgtaaaacaacagaaTCACTGGACACTGTTCACTCGCTGGCCTCATACAGGTTTTGTGTTCCAGATCCTGACTCCTTTTTTGCTGAGGAGGCTGAAATCGGACGTCACCCTGGAGGTTCCACCTAAGAAGGAGATCGTGGTTTATGCTCCTCTGACGAGCAAACAGGAGGCTTTTTACACGGCCGTCGTAAACAAGACCATCACCAAGATGCTGGGGCAGGAGAAGGTAATGTCATGTTGATGATTTCAGTTTTagttatttctgtttattcacaataaACACGGGTTATTTTATTAAGGGGAACAAAAAATAAGGTCTTATGAAGGTTGAATACTTGATTATAATTGGTCAATagagctgatgtcacacaaccaaggtaacgccCCCTGGCAGGAGGATACTACGCTAttcacattttatataaatactCTGCCTTCATTGAAAAAGGGGAAGCAACTGGTGGCCTGTGGGCCAAGACTGGCACGCCAGCATCAATATCTGGCCTGGCAAATTTCAAAAATCTGATAATCTGATTGaattatttgcttatcttcacacAAATGACAGTTTCATACAGAATTCAgagcctttattctgaaaaaatctTCAAAAAGTCGCCTCCTACATGCCTACAGACACGGGTCGGGGGTTTTGTCAGGACTGGTTGGTGAATTTGGCCTCTGTGGGTTCATTTTTCATCAGCCGTACACCGCTTCATTAGCGGTCCATCACAGGTGCAGCTTTCCATAAACTGAAGTTAAATTCCTGCTCCTGAAACGTTTACATGACGACTGAACGTTGGCgttgttttcactttaatcACCGTCAAACTGAAACTCATTCAGACGGAGGCTCCTGTAGCTCTGACATCATGTGGCAGACCGAAGCGCCGCAGTCGAAGGACGGTGGACTACGGGGAAACAGAGGGCGACACGCCGCATGACCTGGACAAGTATCTGCAGAGGGTCAGCGTGGAGGCGGAGCAGAGGTTGGAACTTTAACCACACGTCTCATTCCCTCACTTTTACTCATCACTACCTTTAAATATTCCATGAATGAACGTGTCCTGTGGTCTGAAGGCGTGTTCTACCTCCGCGACCTAAAGCTGTGCATTTCCTCCGAACTCCTCCAGTCCCCACTCAGTGTTGGAGGTCCAGAGCCCGTTGGATGCTCAAATCAACCTGAAGATGCAGAACATCCTCATGCTGCTGAAGAGATGCTGTAACCATCCCTACCTGGTGGAATATCCTCTTGATCCTGCCACTCAGGAATTCAAGGTAACGCCCACCTCAGCCTTTCTGTTGCAGTCATGTCGGTCGTCGGTTCTCTTCTCCACCACCATCCCCACCCATGTGTGTTCACTTTAAAAAGGGCATTAGatgtgcagaaaataaaaacaatagcaaCATGGAACAATGAATGGTTTGAAGAGCCTCttgataaatgttaaataaatcattttcaatgCCAGTCACTTTTCTGTGGAGGAGTAGCAACgatatttttcctcattttggGAAAGATCATCGTCTTTATAGTCTTTAATTTATTTGCCGTGTTTTTGCTTCAGTTCAACTATCTCCACTCGTACATTACTGCGACTCCTATAGTTGTGTCcaggggtcacaccctggacacatcacctgtccatcacagggctgcacacatggagacaaacaacctgtggtcaatttagagtgaccaatttacctcatccccatattgcatgtttttggactgggaggaaacccacgcactcACAGGGagaagacccttgttccaaacCGGCAAGAGTTCTGACCGCTGCACCAACTGTGCGAccctgtatttgttttattcattcttcTCTACAGCACTTAGGTtgactgtggttgttttaaagcgCTCTACAAAcgaagttggattggattagtTGTTTCCTTGTGAATTTAATGCTAATCgattttatatcaaaatgaTTGTACGCGGAAAATCAAACATCTTCACAACCGCCTGTTGTTGGTTTGGAGTCCGAGGAAGTCCAGACGGCCAGAGCAGGCTGTTGATGTCCTcttgtcttctgtccttcactCAGATTGACGAGCAGCTGGTGCAGAGCTCGGGGAAGTTCCTCATCCTCGACAGACTGCTGCCTGCTCTGAAGAAACGAGGACACAAGGTGAAGCTCCATTTACACCTGTTACACCtgagatttcaaaataaaagcttcttctttttaaaaaaaaaattactaatAATTAATATTCACTTTATGCAGGATTTCCATAAGCCAGTGTGATTGTTTCTGCTCAGCTGT is part of the Solea senegalensis isolate Sse05_10M linkage group LG15, IFAPA_SoseM_1, whole genome shotgun sequence genome and harbors:
- the hells gene encoding lymphoid-specific helicase isoform X1, translated to MSCLKDESRSASPHCPKPDESEEPLGTTMETVSSTDVGVKLENMMPEVIITKEMEEEEKQLMEEGERKEKDMMEKARESWVRDSQDMRFKRLQHLLQKSNIYSKFLLTKMEQQQNEEKQRKEKLEKKTKKKPNSAEPDKDKKKRRRDEDYKISDVLTKQEIMSQAKKAKMEQEEKTPAQKKLDAEDIENMSDSNQDIKNRLSEMMRDDAKHLLHPDRTVAGQPVPAQQPQLFTGGVMRWYQIEGMEWLRMLWENGINGILADEMGLGKTIQCIAHIAMMVEKKVMGPFLVVAPLSTLPNWISEFKRFTPEVSVLLYHGPQAERAKLLKEIRKTQGPLNMCPVVITSFEISMNDRKFLQRFRWKYMVVDEGHRIKNLNCRLVRELKLFPTDNKLLLTGTPLQNNLAELWSLLNFLLPEVFDDLKSFESWFDIDTIGEAENVVAAEREQNVLSMLHQILTPFLLRRLKSDVTLEVPPKKEIVVYAPLTSKQEAFYTAVVNKTITKMLGQEKTEAPVALTSCGRPKRRSRRTVDYGETEGDTPHDLDKYLQRVSVEAEQSPHSVLEVQSPLDAQINLKMQNILMLLKRCCNHPYLVEYPLDPATQEFKIDEQLVQSSGKFLILDRLLPALKKRGHKVLIFSQMTSILDLLMDYCYLRGFQYSRLDGSMSFSDREENMTKFSQDPEVFLFLLSTRAGGLGINLTAADTVIIFDSDWNPQADLQAQDRCHRIGQTKPVLVYRLVTGNTIDQKILERASAKRKLEQMVIHKNKFKGVRSELNQSKSCIDLDELMDLLKARGTEKEVKASRGKVISDKDLEILLDRSDMLDKEKGSVKTEKVGVFRVIDAEESSKITLT
- the hells gene encoding lymphoid-specific helicase isoform X2, which encodes METVSSTDVGVKLENMMPEVIITKEMEEEEKQLMEEGERKEKDMMEKARESWVRDSQDMRFKRLQHLLQKSNIYSKFLLTKMEQQQNEEKQRKEKLEKKTKKKPNSAEPDKDKKKRRRDEDYKISDVLTKQEIMSQAKKAKMEQEEKTPAQKKLDAEDIENMSDSNQDIKNRLSEMMRDDAKHLLHPDRTVAGQPVPAQQPQLFTGGVMRWYQIEGMEWLRMLWENGINGILADEMGLGKTIQCIAHIAMMVEKKVMGPFLVVAPLSTLPNWISEFKRFTPEVSVLLYHGPQAERAKLLKEIRKTQGPLNMCPVVITSFEISMNDRKFLQRFRWKYMVVDEGHRIKNLNCRLVRELKLFPTDNKLLLTGTPLQNNLAELWSLLNFLLPEVFDDLKSFESWFDIDTIGEAENVVAAEREQNVLSMLHQILTPFLLRRLKSDVTLEVPPKKEIVVYAPLTSKQEAFYTAVVNKTITKMLGQEKTEAPVALTSCGRPKRRSRRTVDYGETEGDTPHDLDKYLQRVSVEAEQSPHSVLEVQSPLDAQINLKMQNILMLLKRCCNHPYLVEYPLDPATQEFKIDEQLVQSSGKFLILDRLLPALKKRGHKVLIFSQMTSILDLLMDYCYLRGFQYSRLDGSMSFSDREENMTKFSQDPEVFLFLLSTRAGGLGINLTAADTVIIFDSDWNPQADLQAQDRCHRIGQTKPVLVYRLVTGNTIDQKILERASAKRKLEQMVIHKNKFKGVRSELNQSKSCIDLDELMDLLKARGTEKEVKASRGKVISDKDLEILLDRSDMLDKEKGSVKTEKVGVFRVIDAEESSKITLT